CGTAAGCCCTGAAGGCATCCACATCTCCCACAAAAGCGATCATGGGTCTTCCGATGAAATAATATATGCCAAGCAGGAAGACTGCTATAAATATTATAATTATGCTGGTTCTCACTAATGATCTTTTACTATTCGCATGCATCTTCTATTTTTTGATCTTTCATTTCTTTTTCTAAAAAAGTGCCAGAAATCCAATTAATAAAATTCTGTTCCGCAATCTTGTCATTACAATTCCATAGCCTCTGCAAATCTGCATATGACTGCATTCTAAGCCAATCAAGGATTTTTTTGGTTTGATCCAAAAAGACCGGTAATCCTTGGTGCTCAAGAGTATCAGTATCGATGTTCATTTTCTTTGCAGGAGACAAAATGATTCTCATGACAATTCACCCAGCATCTTCTCGGCATCATCTGCGGCTTTGACCTTATCATTTGCTCTGATGATCATGCCCTCTTCATCAATCAAGTATGTCGTTCTGACTACGCCCATGGATGTTTTTCCATAGTTTTTCTTCTCTTTCCAAACATCGTAGGCTTCTATCACCTTGCGCTCAGGATCAGCAAGCAGGGTGAACGCAAGTCCGTAGTTTTTTTCAAACTTCTTGTGTGATGCAACTGTGTCTTTGCTTACTCCAAGAACAACTGCACCTTTTTCAGTAAATTGAGGATATCTCTCTGAAAAGCCGCATGCCTGCTTGGTACATCC
The sequence above is a segment of the Butyrivibrio proteoclasticus B316 genome. Coding sequences within it:
- the bcp gene encoding thioredoxin-dependent thiol peroxidase, encoding MLEVGTKAPDFELPDQNGEMHSLKDYRGRKVILYFYPKDNTSGCTKQACGFSERYPQFTEKGAVVLGVSKDTVASHKKFEKNYGLAFTLLADPERKVIEAYDVWKEKKNYGKTSMGVVRTTYLIDEEGMIIRANDKVKAADDAEKMLGELS
- the yaaA gene encoding peroxide stress protein YaaA is translated as MRIILSPAKKMNIDTDTLEHQGLPVFLDQTKKILDWLRMQSYADLQRLWNCNDKIAEQNFINWISGTFLEKEMKDQKIEDACE